The following proteins are encoded in a genomic region of Chryseobacterium cucumeris:
- a CDS encoding thioredoxin family protein yields the protein MKKIAILSSIFIGVLAWAQGIKFEEGNFASILAKAKKEKKLVFIDAYASWCGPCKLMVKNIFPLQSVGDYYNSHFINAKIDMEKGEGIELAKKYNVKAFPTYLFIDGNGEAVHRTLGYVEEKDFIQFAKDAEDPNKRLTSLKQQFEKGEKDPEFLKNLAGLTMYNDAEFAGKVLNRYFQQKTILDQEDIQMLLSGVQTTDSPLYKIFQDKKADIVKFFPEDKYEKFEKNIKLNTISKKAYNAETKKWDDSYFMAEAQKFLSKEEADKILKRMKANRALKNKDIPEYEKLILDIYKDYSAAGSEELNSLAWNFFENVSNKASLEKAIAWAQESVKKNQNFANTDTLANLYNKVGDKKNAKIWAEKSIELAKSTGQDSTDTEKLLKSL from the coding sequence ATGAAAAAAATAGCCATACTTTCCTCAATCTTTATAGGGGTCCTAGCCTGGGCACAGGGAATTAAATTTGAAGAAGGCAATTTTGCCTCCATTCTTGCCAAAGCAAAAAAAGAAAAAAAACTGGTCTTCATTGATGCATATGCTTCATGGTGCGGACCTTGTAAACTGATGGTTAAAAATATTTTCCCACTTCAGTCTGTAGGTGATTACTATAATTCCCACTTTATCAATGCTAAAATTGATATGGAAAAAGGAGAAGGAATTGAGCTGGCCAAAAAATATAATGTAAAAGCATTTCCTACTTACCTGTTTATTGACGGAAATGGTGAAGCTGTACACAGAACTTTAGGATATGTGGAAGAAAAAGACTTTATCCAGTTTGCAAAAGACGCGGAAGATCCAAACAAAAGACTGACTTCTCTGAAACAGCAGTTTGAAAAAGGGGAAAAAGATCCTGAGTTTTTAAAGAATCTTGCAGGCCTTACTATGTATAACGATGCTGAGTTTGCCGGGAAAGTTCTTAACCGTTACTTTCAGCAGAAAACAATTTTAGATCAGGAAGATATCCAAATGCTTCTTTCAGGAGTACAGACTACAGACAGTCCTTTATACAAAATTTTTCAGGATAAAAAGGCTGATATCGTTAAGTTCTTTCCGGAAGATAAATACGAAAAGTTTGAGAAAAATATCAAGCTGAATACCATTTCTAAAAAAGCTTATAATGCAGAGACTAAAAAATGGGATGACAGTTATTTTATGGCTGAAGCTCAGAAATTTCTAAGCAAAGAAGAGGCCGACAAGATCTTAAAAAGAATGAAAGCAAACAGGGCTTTAAAGAATAAAGATATTCCTGAGTATGAAAAGCTGATCCTTGATATCTACAAAGATTATTCTGCAGCAGGTTCTGAAGAACTGAACTCTCTTGCATGGAACTTCTTTGAAAATGTGAGCAATAAAGCTTCTCTGGAAAAAGCCATTGCATGGGCGCAAGAATCTGTAAAGAAAAACCAGAACTTTGCCAATACAGATACTTTAGCCAATCTTTACAATAAGGTAGGTGACAAGAAAAATGCAAAAATATGGGCTGAAAAGTCTATTGAACTGGCAAAAAGCACAGGACAGGATTCTACAGACACAGAAAAATTATTGAAGAGTCTTTAA
- a CDS encoding AraC family transcriptional regulator, whose amino-acid sequence MKIIICFSMPKSLLKFLFLLITAVPIFAQKKNSFDLICERTSSVTAYKDLPKAIKTADSLYMKAQKPSEKIRCLILSSELYHHAGELKKAICYSENAHSVINKINDPEWMAVVTRLLARQYRQVGLYERSKKYIIKGLQASARITDFQKSNEAAGLLNQEMAFYEMEMGNYPNAIQHIESSLKYFEKINSYNENRTAAASYQLLGDVYFKLNNYSVSEDYYRKAEGLLKKGSCTLGLVYNGLGGIRLKQKNWKDAELYLKKAEKIADTSRSLKLKKAVYSNINDYYEGIGDNFKASLYAVKYVRAYDSIAARNQSFAIKDSENPKGKATKKNGQMNGVKNAAIVILSISLVGLFLFIRRKQKKQRSKLRNIIRTQLNMIGNRTHYPLQQSGDFEFSNIFVEEIDEKDSETDRRRNDSLMTPETESKLLELLEDFEKGNLYNNKGMSLSFLAGELNTNTKYLSYVINQHKNADFKTYINRLRINYIVDKLINDERYRQYKISILADECGFSSHSKFAAVFKAVTDYSPSAYIKYLDSETRSDKK is encoded by the coding sequence ATGAAAATAATAATTTGTTTTTCTATGCCTAAAAGTCTTTTGAAATTCTTGTTTTTGCTGATAACAGCAGTTCCCATATTCGCCCAGAAAAAAAATAGCTTTGATCTTATCTGTGAAAGGACTTCTTCTGTTACAGCCTATAAAGATTTACCCAAAGCCATTAAAACTGCAGATTCTCTCTATATGAAGGCACAAAAGCCTTCAGAGAAAATAAGATGTCTTATCCTTTCTTCAGAGCTGTACCATCATGCAGGTGAACTTAAAAAAGCAATCTGTTACAGTGAAAACGCCCATTCGGTAATCAATAAGATTAATGATCCTGAATGGATGGCTGTAGTAACCCGATTACTTGCGAGACAATATAGACAGGTAGGGTTATACGAAAGATCCAAAAAATATATTATAAAAGGGCTGCAGGCTTCAGCCCGGATCACCGATTTTCAGAAAAGTAATGAAGCCGCAGGACTGCTGAATCAGGAAATGGCCTTCTACGAAATGGAGATGGGGAATTATCCTAATGCCATACAGCATATCGAATCCTCCCTGAAATATTTTGAAAAGATCAATAGTTATAATGAAAACAGAACGGCAGCCGCGTCTTATCAACTATTGGGAGATGTCTATTTCAAGCTTAATAATTATTCTGTCTCTGAAGATTACTATAGAAAAGCTGAAGGATTGCTAAAAAAAGGAAGCTGTACGCTGGGATTGGTTTATAATGGCCTGGGAGGAATCCGTCTGAAGCAGAAAAACTGGAAAGATGCTGAACTGTATCTTAAAAAAGCAGAAAAAATTGCCGATACTTCCCGGAGCCTTAAGCTTAAAAAAGCAGTTTATTCCAATATTAATGATTACTATGAAGGGATTGGGGACAATTTCAAGGCTTCTTTATATGCAGTAAAATATGTGCGTGCCTATGACAGTATTGCAGCCCGCAATCAGAGTTTTGCCATAAAAGATTCTGAAAATCCCAAAGGAAAAGCTACCAAAAAAAATGGGCAGATGAATGGAGTGAAGAATGCGGCTATTGTCATTCTGTCCATTTCATTGGTTGGTCTGTTTCTTTTTATTAGAAGGAAACAGAAAAAACAGCGGTCAAAGCTTAGAAATATCATCAGAACTCAGTTGAACATGATCGGTAACAGGACACACTATCCTTTACAACAATCTGGTGATTTTGAGTTTTCCAATATTTTTGTGGAAGAAATTGATGAAAAAGACTCCGAGACAGACCGAAGAAGGAATGACTCTCTGATGACCCCGGAAACAGAGTCAAAACTACTGGAACTGCTTGAGGATTTTGAAAAAGGTAATCTTTATAACAATAAAGGCATGTCCCTTTCTTTTCTCGCCGGAGAATTGAACACCAATACAAAATATCTTTCTTATGTTATCAATCAGCATAAAAATGCAGATTTTAAAACGTATATCAATCGTTTAAGAATCAACTATATTGTAGACAAACTGATCAATGATGAGAGGTACAGACAGTATAAAATAAGTATCCTTGCTGATGAATGCGGATTTTCTTCCCACAGTAAATTTGCTGCGGTATTCAAGGCGGTCACAGACTATTCTCCATCAGCTTACATCAAATATCTGGATAGTGAAACCCGGTCAGATAAAAAATAG
- a CDS encoding cytochrome C551, with protein sequence MKKLLLTAVGIGIFAVSCGTKESTMSTSSRDSATVDSTQKSIPPTTTDTMTKKMTNPDTIKIKRDSMATSPVK encoded by the coding sequence ATGAAAAAGTTATTGCTAACAGCCGTCGGAATAGGAATATTTGCAGTGAGCTGTGGAACCAAAGAATCGACAATGTCAACAAGTAGCAGAGATTCAGCAACAGTAGACAGTACCCAAAAAAGTATACCGCCTACAACTACTGATACGATGACTAAAAAAATGACGAATCCTGATACAATCAAGATCAAAAGGGATTCTATGGCAACGTCTCCTGTCAAATAA
- the pruA gene encoding L-glutamate gamma-semialdehyde dehydrogenase — MSKAISQVPLAVNEPVNSYEPGSPEVKSLIDTYKKMWAEKVEIPMIINGKEVKTETKVQLQSPQDHAHDFGFYYQGGMQHVDDAINAALAAKKEWNELGWEQRAAIFLKAADLLAGPYRDVINAATMIGQSKNVHQAEIDSACEFIDFLRFNVEFMTEMYAEQPVSDNGIWNRVEYRPLEGFCFAVTPFNFTAISGNLPTCMAMLGNVVVWKPSDKQVYSAKVIMDVLTEAGLPAGVINMIFTDGKETAEKILAHPDFAGLHFTGSTKVFQGMWKMIGDNIHNYRTYPRIVGETGGKDFVIAHPSANVEAVATALVRGAFEYQGQKCSAASRAYIPKSLWADVKKVMEAQMSTIKIGSPEDTSNFVNAVIDKNSFEKCKGYIDRANASGEATVAIGGKYDDSKGWFVHPTVIETTNPHYESMVEEIFGPILSIYVYEDQDWKETLKLVDSTSPYSLTGSVFSQDRYAIAEAYKALENASGNFYINDKPTGAVVGQQPFGGGRASGTNDKAGSKMNLLRWVSVRSVKETFVSPKNYKYPYLG, encoded by the coding sequence ATGTCAAAAGCAATTTCGCAAGTACCATTAGCGGTAAACGAGCCTGTAAACTCATACGAACCGGGATCTCCGGAAGTTAAAAGCCTTATCGACACTTATAAAAAAATGTGGGCTGAAAAGGTAGAAATCCCAATGATTATCAATGGAAAAGAAGTAAAAACTGAAACAAAAGTACAGCTTCAGTCTCCACAGGATCATGCTCATGATTTCGGATTCTACTATCAGGGTGGTATGCAGCATGTGGATGACGCTATCAACGCGGCATTGGCAGCTAAAAAAGAATGGAATGAACTAGGCTGGGAACAGCGTGCAGCAATTTTCTTAAAGGCAGCCGATCTTTTAGCAGGACCTTACAGAGATGTGATTAATGCAGCAACAATGATCGGGCAGTCTAAAAACGTACACCAGGCTGAAATTGATTCTGCTTGTGAGTTCATCGACTTCTTAAGATTCAATGTAGAGTTCATGACAGAAATGTATGCTGAGCAGCCGGTTTCTGATAACGGAATCTGGAACCGCGTTGAATACAGACCATTAGAAGGGTTCTGTTTTGCAGTAACTCCATTCAACTTTACAGCGATTTCCGGAAACCTTCCTACTTGTATGGCCATGTTAGGAAACGTAGTGGTTTGGAAACCTTCTGACAAGCAGGTATATTCTGCAAAAGTAATCATGGATGTATTAACAGAAGCGGGTCTTCCTGCAGGGGTTATCAACATGATCTTTACAGACGGAAAAGAAACTGCTGAGAAAATATTGGCTCACCCGGATTTTGCAGGTCTTCACTTCACTGGTTCTACAAAAGTATTCCAGGGAATGTGGAAAATGATCGGTGATAATATCCACAACTACAGAACATATCCAAGAATTGTTGGAGAAACTGGTGGTAAAGACTTCGTTATTGCTCACCCGTCTGCTAACGTGGAAGCTGTAGCTACTGCATTGGTAAGAGGTGCTTTCGAATACCAGGGACAAAAATGTTCTGCTGCTTCAAGAGCTTATATTCCTAAGTCTCTTTGGGCTGATGTGAAAAAAGTAATGGAAGCTCAGATGAGCACTATCAAAATCGGTTCGCCGGAAGATACTTCTAACTTCGTCAACGCTGTGATCGACAAGAATTCTTTTGAAAAATGTAAAGGATATATCGACAGAGCAAACGCTTCAGGTGAAGCTACTGTTGCTATCGGTGGAAAATATGATGATTCTAAAGGATGGTTCGTACACCCAACAGTAATTGAAACTACAAATCCTCACTACGAAAGTATGGTTGAAGAGATCTTCGGACCAATCTTATCGATCTACGTATATGAAGATCAGGACTGGAAAGAAACGTTGAAGCTTGTAGATTCAACATCTCCTTATTCATTGACTGGTTCTGTGTTCTCACAAGACCGTTACGCAATCGCTGAAGCTTACAAAGCTTTAGAAAATGCATCAGGTAACTTCTACATCAATGATAAACCAACGGGTGCCGTAGTAGGACAGCAGCCTTTCGGTGGTGGTAGAGCTTCAGGAACAAATGATAAAGCAGGTTCTAAAATGAACCTTCTAAGATGGGTTTCTGTAAGAAGCGTAAAAGAAACTTTTGTTTCTCCTAAAAACTACAAATATCCATACCTTGGATAA
- the ureA gene encoding urease subunit gamma encodes MHLTPRETEKLMLFLAGELALKRKARGLKLNYPESIALISHFLLEGARDGKKVAELMQEGANLLTKEDVMPGVAEMIHDVQIEATFPDGTKLVTVHNPIR; translated from the coding sequence ATGCACTTAACACCGAGAGAAACGGAAAAGCTTATGCTGTTTCTGGCAGGCGAACTCGCTCTGAAAAGAAAAGCAAGAGGCCTTAAATTAAACTACCCGGAATCCATCGCTCTGATCAGCCACTTTCTGCTTGAAGGCGCAAGAGACGGGAAAAAAGTAGCCGAACTGATGCAGGAAGGCGCTAATCTCTTAACTAAAGAGGATGTAATGCCGGGCGTTGCGGAAATGATCCACGATGTTCAGATTGAAGCAACCTTCCCAGATGGGACAAAACTGGTAACCGTACACAATCCAATCCGCTAA
- the ureB gene encoding urease subunit beta, translated as MIPGEIFVKEGTIICNEGRETVKIKVTNTGDRPIQVGSHFHFFEVNKAMSFDREKAFGKRLNIVASTAVRFEPGEEKEVELVEIGGTKKAMGFNNLVDGQVDSEEQKKVSLAKVEELNFKNH; from the coding sequence ATGATACCAGGAGAAATTTTTGTAAAAGAAGGAACAATTATCTGCAATGAAGGCAGAGAAACTGTAAAAATAAAAGTAACCAATACCGGAGACAGGCCTATTCAGGTAGGTTCACACTTCCATTTTTTTGAAGTTAATAAAGCGATGAGCTTTGACCGCGAAAAAGCTTTCGGAAAGAGACTGAATATTGTAGCAAGTACTGCAGTACGTTTTGAGCCGGGAGAAGAAAAAGAAGTGGAATTGGTAGAAATAGGAGGAACCAAAAAAGCAATGGGCTTCAATAATCTTGTCGATGGGCAGGTAGATTCTGAAGAACAGAAAAAAGTAAGCCTTGCAAAAGTTGAAGAGTTAAACTTTAAAAATCATTAA
- the ureC gene encoding urease subunit alpha, which yields MSLHVDRKQYANILGPTAGDKIRLGDTEIIIEIEKDFTHFGDEAVFGGGKTVRDGMGQNVTAKRDEGVLDLCITGAVIIDHWGIVKGDIGIKDGKIVGIGKAGNPDTMDGVTPNMIIGASTEVHGGKGYIVTAGGIDTHIHYICPQQIETSLYSGITTMIGGGTGPNDGTNATTVTPGRFNMQKMLEAAEEYPMNLGFFGKGNCSAEEPIEEQVKAGALGVKIHEDWGATPATIDAALKVADKYDVQVAIHTDTLNEGGFLEDTMRAINGRVIHTFHTEGAGGGHAPDIIKAAMYPNVLPASTNPTRPYTVNTIDEHLDMLMVCHHLSKNIPEDVAFADSRIRPETIAAEDILHDMGVFSIMSSDSQAMGRPGEVITRTWQTASKMKEQRGDLTEDKDSGNDNYRAKRYVAKYTINPAIAHGISEYVGSVEEGKLADLVIWKPALFGVKPEMIVKGGFVIAAKMGDPNASIPTPQPIIYRNMFGAHGKAKFGTCANFVSQISIDNGTIASYKLEKMILPVKNCRNIDKKDLIHNDKTPLIEVNPENYKVTVDGEYITCEPAETLPLTQLYYLF from the coding sequence ATGAGCTTACACGTAGACAGAAAACAATACGCCAATATATTAGGTCCTACAGCGGGAGATAAAATCAGGCTGGGAGACACTGAAATTATTATTGAAATCGAAAAAGATTTCACTCATTTTGGTGACGAAGCCGTTTTCGGCGGAGGAAAAACCGTTCGTGACGGGATGGGACAGAATGTCACGGCCAAAAGAGACGAAGGCGTTCTGGATCTTTGTATCACAGGAGCGGTAATTATTGACCATTGGGGAATTGTAAAAGGAGATATCGGAATCAAAGACGGAAAGATCGTAGGAATCGGAAAAGCCGGAAATCCTGATACGATGGACGGTGTAACACCTAATATGATCATCGGCGCCTCAACGGAAGTTCACGGAGGGAAAGGATATATTGTAACTGCCGGAGGAATTGACACCCACATTCACTACATCTGCCCTCAACAGATTGAAACATCTCTTTACAGCGGAATCACCACAATGATTGGTGGTGGTACAGGCCCCAATGACGGAACCAATGCTACAACAGTTACTCCCGGAAGATTCAATATGCAGAAAATGCTGGAAGCAGCAGAAGAATATCCTATGAATCTTGGTTTCTTCGGAAAAGGAAACTGTTCCGCTGAAGAACCCATTGAAGAGCAGGTGAAAGCAGGTGCTTTGGGAGTGAAAATCCATGAAGATTGGGGAGCAACTCCTGCAACCATTGATGCAGCATTGAAAGTAGCCGATAAATATGACGTTCAGGTGGCCATCCACACAGATACTCTGAATGAAGGAGGGTTTCTGGAAGATACCATGAGAGCCATCAACGGAAGGGTAATCCATACTTTCCACACAGAAGGAGCAGGCGGAGGCCACGCGCCGGACATTATTAAAGCTGCTATGTATCCGAATGTATTGCCGGCCTCAACAAATCCTACGCGCCCTTACACCGTAAATACAATTGATGAGCACCTGGATATGCTGATGGTTTGCCATCATTTGAGTAAAAACATTCCTGAAGATGTAGCATTTGCAGATTCACGTATCCGTCCTGAAACCATTGCAGCAGAAGATATCCTTCATGATATGGGCGTTTTCAGTATCATGAGTTCAGACTCTCAGGCGATGGGAAGACCAGGAGAAGTGATTACCAGAACATGGCAGACGGCAAGTAAAATGAAAGAGCAGAGAGGTGATCTTACTGAAGATAAAGACAGTGGAAATGACAATTACCGTGCAAAAAGATATGTAGCGAAGTATACCATCAACCCGGCTATAGCGCACGGTATTTCAGAATATGTAGGATCTGTTGAAGAAGGAAAATTAGCGGATTTGGTGATCTGGAAACCAGCCTTATTTGGAGTAAAACCGGAAATGATTGTAAAAGGAGGATTTGTTATTGCTGCTAAAATGGGAGATCCTAATGCTTCTATTCCAACACCTCAGCCTATTATTTACAGAAATATGTTTGGAGCCCATGGAAAAGCTAAGTTTGGTACTTGTGCGAACTTTGTTTCTCAGATTTCTATTGACAATGGAACCATTGCTTCTTACAAACTTGAAAAAATGATTCTTCCGGTGAAAAACTGTAGAAATATTGATAAAAAAGACCTTATCCATAATGATAAGACACCTTTAATTGAAGTGAATCCTGAAAACTATAAAGTAACGGTAGACGGAGAATACATCACTTGTGAACCGGCAGAAACACTTCCTTTAACACAGTTGTATTACTTGTTCTAA
- the ureE gene encoding urease accessory protein UreE: MIINQIIGNLAENPTEKAIDYLDLEWFETTKRIQRKKTRQGIDVAIKFLREGQRLREGDILFEDAEKIIAINVLETEAIVMSPVSLLEMGTVCYEIGNKHIPLFIQNDKVLLPFEMPMFRWLEASGFKPEKQSVKLLNLLKSNVEPHGHGSLGSTIFTKILKMAAPKDE, translated from the coding sequence ATGATCATTAATCAAATCATAGGCAATCTTGCTGAAAATCCTACGGAGAAAGCCATAGACTATCTTGATCTGGAATGGTTTGAAACCACCAAAAGAATCCAGCGTAAAAAAACCAGACAGGGAATTGATGTTGCCATCAAATTTCTAAGAGAAGGACAACGATTACGTGAAGGTGATATTCTTTTTGAGGATGCCGAAAAAATAATTGCAATCAACGTTCTGGAAACGGAAGCTATTGTGATGTCACCAGTTTCACTGCTGGAAATGGGAACTGTATGTTATGAGATCGGGAACAAACATATTCCGCTTTTTATTCAGAATGACAAAGTTTTGCTCCCTTTTGAAATGCCGATGTTCAGATGGCTGGAAGCAAGTGGTTTCAAACCGGAGAAACAATCTGTGAAACTGCTTAATCTTCTTAAATCTAATGTAGAGCCTCATGGACATGGAAGTCTCGGCTCCACAATCTTTACAAAAATCTTAAAAATGGCGGCTCCGAAAGATGAATAA
- a CDS encoding urease accessory protein UreF — MNNINFLSGLLHLADPTLPIGGYTHSNGLETYVQESIVHDLATAKEFVQNMLQYNLKFNDGAFVKLAYEAAEKGDLQQLLELDNECKAIKCPKEIRQASQKLGLRLIKIFKRRENSPLMEAFEKAIQHKEANSHYCIVFGVYAYLMKIPLYEALLGFYYTSVAGMITNAVKLVPLGQLDGQDILFSLYPVMEKTALETIDLDRDMVGLCNTAFDIRCMQHERLYSRLYMS; from the coding sequence ATGAATAATATAAATTTCCTGTCAGGATTGCTTCACCTTGCAGATCCTACACTTCCCATCGGAGGATATACCCATTCCAACGGACTTGAAACGTATGTGCAGGAAAGCATTGTACATGATCTGGCAACCGCGAAAGAATTTGTACAGAACATGCTTCAGTACAACCTTAAATTCAATGACGGCGCTTTTGTAAAACTTGCTTATGAAGCAGCAGAAAAGGGAGATTTGCAGCAGCTTTTAGAACTGGATAATGAATGTAAGGCGATAAAATGTCCAAAGGAAATCCGCCAGGCCAGCCAGAAACTGGGTCTCAGACTGATTAAAATATTCAAAAGAAGAGAAAATTCTCCTTTAATGGAAGCTTTTGAGAAAGCCATTCAGCATAAAGAAGCTAATTCCCACTACTGTATTGTGTTCGGAGTGTATGCTTATTTAATGAAAATTCCTTTGTACGAAGCCCTTTTAGGATTTTATTACACTTCGGTTGCCGGGATGATTACCAACGCTGTAAAGCTTGTTCCTCTTGGACAGCTGGATGGACAGGATATTTTATTTTCACTCTATCCCGTCATGGAAAAAACAGCTTTAGAAACTATAGATCTGGACAGAGACATGGTGGGACTTTGTAATACGGCCTTTGATATCAGATGTATGCAGCATGAGAGGCTTTATTCAAGACTTTATATGTCGTAG
- the ureG gene encoding urease accessory protein UreG has protein sequence MENRKYIKVGVAGPVGSGKTALLERLSRKLFGTYDLGVITNDIYTKEDAEFMAKNSLLPHDRIIGVETGGCPHTAIREDASMNLEAVDELAARFPEIELVLIESGGDNLSATFSPDLADVTIFIIDVAEGEKIPRKGGPGITRSDLLIINKIDLAPYVGASLEVMENDARRMRKGNPFVFTNLKTDEGLDKVIGWIKKYALLEEIEEPNLVR, from the coding sequence ATGGAAAACAGAAAATATATAAAAGTAGGAGTAGCAGGACCTGTAGGTTCAGGAAAAACTGCATTGTTGGAACGTTTAAGCAGAAAATTATTCGGGACTTATGATCTTGGAGTCATCACGAATGATATTTATACCAAAGAAGATGCTGAATTTATGGCGAAAAATAGTCTTCTTCCTCATGACAGAATTATCGGAGTAGAAACAGGAGGCTGCCCTCATACCGCCATTCGTGAAGATGCAAGTATGAACCTTGAAGCGGTAGACGAACTGGCAGCACGTTTTCCGGAAATCGAACTGGTTTTGATTGAAAGTGGAGGTGATAACCTTTCAGCGACATTCAGCCCGGACCTTGCAGATGTTACCATCTTTATCATCGACGTCGCAGAAGGAGAAAAAATCCCTAGAAAAGGAGGTCCTGGTATTACAAGATCAGATTTACTGATCATCAATAAAATTGATCTTGCCCCTTACGTAGGTGCCAGCCTTGAAGTGATGGAAAATGATGCCCGAAGAATGAGAAAAGGAAATCCTTTCGTGTTCACCAACCTCAAAACAGATGAAGGACTGGATAAAGTAATAGGTTGGATTAAAAAATATGCCCTTTTAGAAGAAATTGAAGAACCGAATTTGGTAAGATAA
- a CDS encoding urease accessory protein UreD has translation MDSHLKIIAGFKGGESYVKDLYVSLPFRVVSVGQRKSDKKLYQMVMSSSPGILDGDHYHLDVALEKGAALQLQSQSYQRLFNMQNKALQELNVSMEDETSFAYVPHPIVPHEDSNFKSKANIHVGKNSQIIISEIITCGRKHYGEVFKLKRFQNIMEIYHNNKLVVKDNVLIQPDMIPISSIGNLEQYTHQGTLIFYSTKENVDKNGLIEEIVEAAAQHHEQMEVGVSAMDENGFVVRALGHGGELMYNFFLHIQEILWSLE, from the coding sequence ATGGATAGTCATTTAAAAATTATTGCAGGATTTAAGGGAGGAGAATCCTATGTGAAAGACCTTTATGTCTCGCTTCCTTTCAGAGTAGTTTCTGTTGGGCAACGAAAAAGTGACAAAAAGCTCTATCAGATGGTGATGAGCTCCTCTCCGGGAATTCTGGATGGAGATCACTATCATTTGGATGTTGCGCTTGAAAAAGGAGCTGCGCTTCAGTTGCAGTCACAATCCTACCAAAGGCTTTTCAACATGCAGAACAAAGCGCTTCAGGAACTCAATGTTTCTATGGAGGATGAAACTTCTTTCGCTTATGTTCCTCATCCGATTGTTCCTCACGAGGATTCCAACTTTAAAAGTAAAGCCAATATTCATGTTGGTAAAAACAGTCAGATCATCATCAGCGAGATTATTACCTGTGGGAGAAAACATTATGGAGAAGTTTTTAAACTGAAACGTTTTCAGAATATCATGGAAATCTATCATAACAACAAGCTTGTGGTGAAAGATAACGTTCTGATTCAACCTGACATGATCCCGATCAGCAGCATCGGAAATCTGGAACAGTATACGCACCAGGGAACTCTGATCTTCTATAGTACAAAGGAAAATGTAGACAAAAATGGATTGATTGAAGAGATTGTTGAAGCCGCCGCACAGCACCATGAGCAAATGGAAGTAGGGGTTTCTGCAATGGATGAAAATGGTTTTGTAGTAAGAGCTTTGGGACATGGAGGAGAGTTGATGTACAACTTCTTCCTGCATATTCAGGAGATTCTCTGGTCGTTGGAGTAA
- a CDS encoding urea transporter translates to MNEFFKKLPFLDHILKGIGQIMLQENRWTGLLFLIGIFIGSWQCGVAVLLSTAAGTFIAMKLNYDKSEINAGLYGFSAALVGVALAFLFETTLLIWILIVLGGALAAVIQHFFIQKKIPVFTFPFIIITWILVFVLHHFTNIPPSEMLSSEVVPSEYDDFLTCTNGFGEVIFQGGVLSGIIFFLAVFISSPIAALYGLAASILGAGLSQLNGEPIKEIHMGLFGFNAVLSAIVFSGVKKTDGLWVLIAVLITIAIDDLLIDNHCLDIVGGVFTFPFVAGTWITLLIQKIFLKTKK, encoded by the coding sequence ATGAACGAATTTTTCAAAAAGCTACCTTTTTTAGACCATATTTTAAAAGGAATCGGGCAGATTATGCTCCAGGAAAACAGATGGACCGGGCTTCTGTTTCTGATAGGAATCTTTATAGGAAGCTGGCAGTGTGGAGTGGCCGTATTGCTTTCAACAGCAGCCGGAACTTTTATCGCAATGAAGCTTAATTATGACAAATCTGAAATCAATGCGGGACTTTATGGTTTCAGTGCAGCTCTTGTAGGGGTAGCATTGGCATTTCTATTTGAGACAACCTTGCTGATCTGGATTTTAATAGTTTTGGGCGGTGCATTGGCGGCTGTTATTCAGCATTTCTTTATCCAAAAGAAAATACCGGTGTTTACTTTTCCTTTTATCATTATTACATGGATATTGGTATTTGTACTCCATCATTTTACCAATATTCCGCCTTCTGAAATGCTAAGCAGTGAAGTGGTTCCTTCAGAATATGATGACTTTCTTACCTGTACCAATGGCTTTGGGGAAGTGATATTTCAGGGAGGAGTGCTTTCCGGGATTATTTTCTTTCTGGCGGTTTTTATTAGCTCTCCGATAGCTGCTTTATATGGATTGGCAGCGTCTATTTTGGGTGCGGGATTATCACAGTTGAATGGCGAACCCATCAAAGAAATCCACATGGGATTATTTGGATTTAATGCTGTGCTTTCCGCAATTGTTTTTTCCGGAGTCAAAAAAACGGATGGTTTATGGGTATTGATCGCCGTTCTCATTACCATTGCCATTGATGATCTTTTAATAGACAATCACTGCCTGGATATAGTGGGCGGAGTATTTACTTTCCCATTTGTAGCCGGAACATGGATTACACTTTTGATTCAAAAAATATTTCTTAAAACAAAAAAATAA